Proteins encoded by one window of Lathyrus oleraceus cultivar Zhongwan6 chromosome 1, CAAS_Psat_ZW6_1.0, whole genome shotgun sequence:
- the LOC127104430 gene encoding uncharacterized protein LOC127104430, with translation MTKCNNHFVQPGTGQNNLMLPSARPPTLGSLSIRPPIQPVNSTAMNQQMHASFLQHPVRAGSSTVSHNLQMVRPDASFQPDPSMSSGTSKLLRKGGDRSPKAPEDWTKNSSNYSNMSAGLENIGTTRDIPESFTRPLKLTRLNDGRKSSLASGTSDVPVSKGSSHVLGSSLLPAPAAPKAEARHPDQQSSQLPSDVESVLLQQVLNLTPKQLSSLPPEQQQQVIQLRQAFKRDQMQPA, from the exons ATGACTAAGTGCAA CAACCATTTTGTACAGCCTGGAACAGGGCAGAATAATTTAATGCTTCCTTCCGCACGTCCCCCAACTTTGGGAAGTTTGTCGATTAGGCCTCCAATTCAGCCAGTAAATTCAACTGCGATGAACCAGCAAATGCATGCATCGTTCCTTCAGCATCCGGTACGTGCTGGAAGCTCAACAGTCTCGCATAATCTTCAAATGGTTCGTCCAGATGCAAGCTTTCAGCCCGACCCCTCCATGTCATCTGGTACTTCCAAGTTACTCCGTAAGGGAGGTGATAGATCTCCCAAAGCTCCTGAGGATTGGACCAAAAACAGTAGTAATTATTCAAACATGTCCGCGGGATTAGAGAATATAGGCACGACTCGTGATATTCCAGAATCCTTCACTCGTCCGTTAAAGCTCACTAGATTGAATGACGGAAGGAAATCCTCTCTTGCTTCTGGGACTTCAGATGTGCCTGTCTCCAAAGGATCATCCCATGTTCTTGGAAGTAGTTTATTACCTGCACCTGCAGCTCCTAAAGCAGAAGCGCGGCACCCTGACCAACAATCTTCACAGCTTCCATCTGACGTGGAGTCTGTTTTGCTGCAACAAGTATTGAATCTAACACCGAAGCAATTGAGTTCCCTGCCACCAGAGCAGCAACAACAGGTCATCCAACTCCGACAAGCTTTTAAGCGAGATCAGATGCAACCTGCATAA
- the LOC127115695 gene encoding uncharacterized protein LOC127115695, translated as MLPSARPPTLGSLSIRPPIQPVNSTAMNQQMHASFLQHPVRAGSSTVSHNLQMVRPDASFQADPSMSSGTSKLLRKGGDRSPKAPEDWTKNSSNYSNMSAGLENIGTTRDIPESFTRPLKLTRLNDGRKSSLASGTSDVPVSKGSSHVLGSSLLPAPAVPKAEARHPDQQSSQLPSDVESVLLQQVLNLTPKQLSSLPPEQQQQVIQLRQAFKRDQMQPA; from the coding sequence ATGCTTCCTTCCGCACGTCCCCCAACTTTGGGAAGTTTGTCGATTAGGCCTCCAATTCAGCCAGTAAATTCAACTGCGATGAACCAGCAAATGCATGCATCGTTCCTTCAGCATCCGGTACGTGCTGGAAGCTCAACAGTCTCGCATAATCTTCAAATGGTTCGTCCAGATGCAAGCTTTCAGGCCGACCCCTCCATGTCATCTGGTACTTCCAAGTTACTCCGTAAGGGAGGTGATAGATCTCCCAAAGCTCCTGAGGATTGGACCAAAAACAGTAGTAATTATTCAAACATGTCCGCGGGATTAGAGAATATAGGCACGACTCGTGATATTCCAGAATCCTTCACTCGTCCGTTAAAGCTCACTAGATTGAATGACGGAAGGAAATCCTCTCTTGCTTCTGGGACTTCAGATGTGCCTGTCTCCAAAGGATCATCCCATGTTCTTGGAAGTAGTTTATTACCTGCACCTGCAGTTCCTAAAGCAGAAGCGCGGCACCCTGACCAACAATCTTCACAGCTTCCATCTGACGTGGAGTCTGTTTTGCTGCAACAAGTATTGAATCTAACACCGAAGCAATTGAGTTCCCTGCCACCAGAGCAGCAACAACAGGTCATCCAACTCCGACAAGCTTTTAAGCGAGATCAGATGCAACCTGCATAA